From the genome of Pelobates fuscus isolate aPelFus1 chromosome 6, aPelFus1.pri, whole genome shotgun sequence, one region includes:
- the CCNI gene encoding cyclin-I, whose product MKYPGPLESQRLSFLLERAVSREAQMWKVYVHKTSPNQDIAISPEQRDEVIQWLTKLRHQFLVYPETLALAISILDRFLASVKARPKYLRCIAISCFFLAAKTSEEDERIPLLKVLIKESSCGCSSAEVFRMERIILDKLNWDLHMATPLDFLHIFHAMALAASPQLLDQMPEVNKSQHIALLTNQLLRCMASYQLLQFKGSMLALALLSLDMEILLPDWLALTIKLLQTAQMDSSELFHCREVAALHLSPLQAPLPPNALYVYHPLKRTLVTCNRGAFQMHPSPVSGPGIQSKRTPGGLTNGAAVLHRRLAAPATCKQASAKRKVEQMEVDDFYDGIKRLYNEDGAAEIGGMEIVTCGSGKSRKEGSISPCPQLQAVPVM is encoded by the exons gatatagctatttcTCCAGAACAGCGGGATGAAGTGATCCAGTGGCTGACCAAACTAAGGCACCAGTTCCTCGTTTACCCAGAAACCCTTGCTCTGGCCATCAGTATTTTGGACCGTTTTTTGGCTTCTGTAAAG GCCCGTCCAAAGTACTTGAGGTGCATTGCCATCAGCTGCTTCTTCCTTGCAGCCAAAACCTCTGAGGAAGATGAG CGGATTCCTCTCCTCAAGGTCTTGATCAAGGAAAGCTCTTGTGGCTGCTCTTCGGCTGAGGTCTTTAGGATGGAGAGGATAATTCTGGACAAACTGAACTGGGACCTTCACATGGCCACACCGTTGGATTTCCTTCATATT TTCCATGCCATGGCATTAGCTGCTAGTCCTCAGCTGCTGGATCAGATGCCTGAAGTGAACAAATCACAGCACATAGCACTGCTTACCAACCAGCTTCTCCGATGCATGGCATCTTACCAGCTCTTGCAGTTTAAAGGTTCCATGCTGGCACTAGCACTACTCAGCCTGGACATGGAAATACTGCTTCCTGATTGGCTTGCTCTTACCATCAAGCTGCTCCAGACTGCACAG ATGGATAGCTCCGAGCTGTTCCACTGTCGGGAAGTAGCAGCACTGCACCTTTCTCCTTTGCAGGCTCCCTTGCCTCCCAATGCGTTATACGTCTACCATCCCCTCAAGCGTACCTTGGTAACCTGCAACAGAGGAGCGTTTCAAATGCACCCCTCCCCTGTGTCAGGGCCAGGAATTCAAAGCAAGCGTACACCAGGAGGTCTGACCAATGGAGCAGCTGTCCTCCACCGGCGACTTGCAGCTCCTGCCACTTGTAAGCAGGCTTCTGCCAAGCGAAAGGTGGAGCAGATGGAAGTAGACGACTTCTATGACGGGATCAAAAGGCTCTACAATGAAGATGGTGCTGCGGAGATTGGGGGCATGGAGATTGTGACTTGCGGCAGTGGCAAGTCCAGAAAAGAAGGCAGCATATCTCCAtgcccacaattacaggcagtgcCTGTCATGTAA